Part of the Streptococcaceae bacterium ESL0687 genome is shown below.
TAGGAGACTATCAAGTTTTGCTCCATTTAAAATTGCTTCTTCCAGATTAAGTAGATCAAGGGCGATATAGCTGTCTCTTTCCTCATCTGCAAGATAAGACGGTTCAACATGGACATCGACATCAAAAATATCAAATTTTTGTCTGAGGAGATTTTCAATTTCTTCAGTTGCCAAGTGACTTTCATAAACAGACATATCAGGGCTCATATCAACTACTACATCAAGGAAGATATTACTGCCATAGGTCCTTCCCCTGATGTTTTTAACATCTTCAATGTCCTTAATGGTCATGATAGCCTCTTTGTAGTCTTCAATCTTTTGTTCATCGAAACCATCAGACAGGCTAAAGGCACTTTCTGAGAAGATATCATAGGCTGTTTTAAAGATAAAGATGGTAATGATAATGGCCATTAAGCGGTCAATAAATGTTAGGTTAAAGGATGCTGCAATAATGGCAATTGAGGTTGCAATTGATGTTACGGCATCACTAAGGTTGTCCTTTGCAGCGGCCATAAGCCCTGGAGATTTTACATTATCTGCTAGCCTTTTATTATAAATATAAATTACATACATGATAATGGCTGAAAAAATTCCAACAATGGCCCCAATAGGATCAATTTCTGTTTTTTGATTGGCTATCATGTCACCAATTGTCTGGCGAAGAACAACAAAACCTACAGCAAACATAATAAAACTTGTTATAAGGCTTGCAACACTTTCAACCTTCCAGTGACCATAGGCGTGGTCACTATCAGCGGGACGTCTTGCCATACGGATTCCTGCAAGAACGGCTATATTTCCCAAGATATCAGTGATGTTATTAAAACCATCAGCCCTTAAACTTTCTGAATTAGTAATATTTGCGACAGCAATCTTGATGATTGACAAAACGACGTAGGCGATAATGCTAATTAAAGCACCACGCTCTGCTAATTTTAGTTCCTTAACTCTCGAATTACTCATAAGGAGTATTGTAACATAAAAAACTTAGTCTGTAATAAGTAAGGCATAAGTCTTGACAGTTTCTTCTAAAAGTAAGATAATTTGTTAGTCAAAAAAATAAAAAACTAATTATCTTAGAAAGGAGGAAGCGATGTCTGAAATAAGTAGAAATCTGCTGGGTCTCTTTATGCAAATTGTCCATAAACCAGATCTTATGATGGCAGTTCAAGGAGTTACAGACAAGCGAAGAATAAATGAAGACGGTAGCCACAGGGGCTCTAGAGGCCTACTTCTTTACCTGGAAAAAAAGGGAGACGGGCTTACCAATTCAGAAATCGCAGATACCTCTAGCATAAAGCCATCAAGTGTTACAGCCATGGTCAAGCAGCTGGAGCAGGACGATTTAATTTATAGACTCGTTGATGAGGATGACAAGAGGATTAGTCGTATCTATTTGACTTCTAAGGGTAGACAGGACGTTAAGGAGCGCAAGAAACACGTAGATAAGGTTACTGAGGAGATATTTGCTTCATTGACCTTAAAGGAGCAAGAGGAGCTTTTTCATTTGCTGACCAAGCTTGATTCTTCCTTGGAGACTAAGGGTAAGGTGTCAAAAAAGTGTATAAGTGACCTTTAAAAAGCTTAGAGCCTTAATAAATGACAATCCTTCTTTAAATAAGTAAAATGTCATTATTGGTTCTTGTGGAGTTTCAATGAATTAGCTGGTTTTTAGTTGATTCATTCAAAATTAAAAGTAGAAAGAGGAGAAAATGCTTTTCCAATTTATTAAAAAGTACAAGTGGTATGCCTTAACATCCCTTGTGATGATTGGATTTGTTGTAGCATCAAGCTTACTGCAGCCGCAGTATTTGAAAGAGGTGCTTGCAGCAGTCCTAAATGATGATCAAGATAAGATCTTAAGTATTGGTGTTTGGCTAATCGGAATAGCTGTTGTTGGTTTACTAGCAGGACTTATTAATACAGTGCTCGCAGCTAAGATTGCCCAAGGAGTATCAGCAGATATTAGGGAGGCTAGCTTCCGTAAAATTCAAACTTTTTCATATTCAAATATTGAAAAATTTAATGCAGGAAATCTCGTTGTTAGGATGACAAATGACGTCAACCAAGTTCAAAACTTGGTGATGATGATTTTCCAAGTTCTTTTAAGGGTGCCCCTTTTATTTATTGGGTCATTTATTCTTGCCATTAACACCCTACCTGAATTGTGGTGGTTAATTGTGATTCTTGTTGTCCTAATTGTTCTTATTACTGGTTTTGCCATGAGTAAGATGGGACCTCACTTTGGTGCCTTCCAAAAATTACTTGATAGGAGTAATACAATTGCCAAGGAAAACCTTCGCGGTGCCCGCGTTGTTAAAAGTTTTGTGCAAGAAAAAAGCCAAATTAAGGAATTCGATGAAACAAGTGATGAACTCCTAGGTCATAATCTGGCAGTTGGTAATCTTTTTTCAACCATGATTCCATCATTCACCCTTGTCAGCCAATTGACAATCTTTACTGCCATCTACTTGGTGTCAGGCTTCATTACTAGTAAGCCAGAAGCTCTAGGATCAGTTGCAAGTTTCATGACCTACATGAGTCAGATTATGTTTGCAATTATTATGGGTGGAATGATGTCTATGATGGCAAGTCGTGCCTTCATTTCAATCCGTCGTATCAATGAGATTCTCAAAACAGAACCTGAAATGTACTTTAAAGACGGACCGGCTGAGGATTTAAACGGATCAATTGAATTTAATCATGT
Proteins encoded:
- a CDS encoding cation diffusion facilitator family transporter — its product is MSNSRVKELKLAERGALISIIAYVVLSIIKIAVANITNSESLRADGFNNITDILGNIAVLAGIRMARRPADSDHAYGHWKVESVASLITSFIMFAVGFVVLRQTIGDMIANQKTEIDPIGAIVGIFSAIIMYVIYIYNKRLADNVKSPGLMAAAKDNLSDAVTSIATSIAIIAASFNLTFIDRLMAIIITIFIFKTAYDIFSESAFSLSDGFDEQKIEDYKEAIMTIKDIEDVKNIRGRTYGSNIFLDVVVDMSPDMSVYESHLATEEIENLLRQKFDIFDVDVHVEPSYLADEERDSYIALDLLNLEEAILNGAKLDSLLDSNFKEITAQGLTLNKKEKLSQKFQGKLGLAQFHPTRISKKTFILNYEYFTGKNSYLVTSIWRRNKDWHCIHRQTTKKES
- a CDS encoding MarR family transcriptional regulator, with amino-acid sequence MSEISRNLLGLFMQIVHKPDLMMAVQGVTDKRRINEDGSHRGSRGLLLYLEKKGDGLTNSEIADTSSIKPSSVTAMVKQLEQDDLIYRLVDEDDKRISRIYLTSKGRQDVKERKKHVDKVTEEIFASLTLKEQEELFHLLTKLDSSLETKGKVSKKCISDL
- a CDS encoding ABC transporter ATP-binding protein, giving the protein MLFQFIKKYKWYALTSLVMIGFVVASSLLQPQYLKEVLAAVLNDDQDKILSIGVWLIGIAVVGLLAGLINTVLAAKIAQGVSADIREASFRKIQTFSYSNIEKFNAGNLVVRMTNDVNQVQNLVMMIFQVLLRVPLLFIGSFILAINTLPELWWLIVILVVLIVLITGFAMSKMGPHFGAFQKLLDRSNTIAKENLRGARVVKSFVQEKSQIKEFDETSDELLGHNLAVGNLFSTMIPSFTLVSQLTIFTAIYLVSGFITSKPEALGSVASFMTYMSQIMFAIIMGGMMSMMASRAFISIRRINEILKTEPEMYFKDGPAEDLNGSIEFNHVSFTYPNDEKPTLKDVSFKINPGQTVGVVGATGSGKTTLAQLIPRLFDPSKGEIKIGGEDLKDLSRATIKKNISIVLQKAILFSGSIADNLKQGKEDASNAEMEKASEIAQAKEFIEKMPDAYESEVEERSANFSGGQKQRMSIARGVIKNPKVLVLDDSTSALDAKSEKLVQEALNKDLKGTTTVIVAQKISSVVKADKILVLDEGKLIGEGSHKELLETNAVYREIYETQKGSDE